The genomic segment AGTGCGCTGGCGGCCAATCGCATCGCCTACCTGATTCCCTGCCACCGGGTGATCCGCGAGTCGGGAGAGATCGGCAGCTATCGCTGGGGGAGCGGTCGCAAGCTGGCGCTGATCGGCTGGGAGGCGGGCATCGGCGAGCGCACGACGCGTGCCGCCGCCGGCGACGAAGCCTGATCGCCCCGGTCCGGCAGTCGCCCCGCGCCCGGAAGCTCGCTGCTATTCCCTGCCGACCGAGAGCACCGGATGAGTTTCGCTCTCCGAGACGAGGACCGTCATCAGATTGGTGACCAGCCTGACCCGGTCCTCGGCAGACAGCCTGACGACTCCTTCGGCTTCCAGTTGCTCGATCCCGAGCTTGACCATGCCGACCGCTCCGTCGACGATCCGGGTGCGGGCGGCGACGACCGCTTCCGCCTGTTGCCGGCGGAGCATGGCGCTGGCGATCTCCGGCGCGTAGGCGAGGTGCGAGATGCGCGCCTCGACGACCTCGAGACCGGCGAGCGCGACGTGCTCCTGGATTCGTGTCGCCAGCAGTTCGGCGACGGCGTCCATGTCGCCGCGCAGCGAGTTCCTGCCTTCTGCGTCGCCGTCGTACCAGCGCGCGCTGACCACCGAGCGCACCGCCGACTCGCTCTGGATGACGATGTAGTTGGCGTAGTCCTCGACGTCGAACGCGGCACGCGCCGTGTCGGCGACACGCCAGACGACGACCGCCGCCACTTCCACCGGGTTGCCGGCGCGGTCGTTGACCTTCAGCGTCGGCGTATTGAGGTTGTTCGCGCGCAGCGACAT from the Accumulibacter sp. genome contains:
- a CDS encoding SPFH domain-containing protein, translated to MDEEYPVREIAEERPAASISGWLALPLWFAFLVWTVWPFIGLVAWNLIGLALPFPTQVSLPRLLAIPLLAFLGKGFGILQPNIAGIFTFFGRYAGTLRRDGFYWVNPFYQRQKMSLRANNLNTPTLKVNDRAGNPVEVAAVVVWRVADTARAAFDVEDYANYIVIQSESAVRSVVSARWYDGDAEGRNSLRGDMDAVAELLATRIQEHVALAGLEVVEARISHLAYAPEIASAMLRRQQAEAVVAARTRIVDGAVGMVKLGIEQLEAEGVVRLSAEDRVRLVTNLMTVLVSESETHPVLSVGRE